From a region of the Zingiber officinale cultivar Zhangliang chromosome 10B, Zo_v1.1, whole genome shotgun sequence genome:
- the LOC122030233 gene encoding LOB domain-containing protein 16-like isoform X1, giving the protein MASSTSGTGVGSPCGACKFLRRRCTQECVFAPYFDSEQSPAQFAAIHKVFGASNVSKLLAQLPVHLRCDAVVTVAYEAQARIRDPVYGCVAHIFALQKQQVSMLQAQLMQVKAQLAYQASSSTLPPAANGGSDGDRLLMQQVMGCKEEPHHHFGELHAMAQRLMRS; this is encoded by the exons ATGGCGTCCTCGACGAGCGGTACGGGAGTGGGATCGCCGTGCGGCGCGTGCAAGTTCCTGCGGCGGCGGTGCACGCAGGAGTGCGTCTTCGCGCCCTACTTCGACTCGGAGCAGTCGCCGGCGCAGTTCGCCGCCATCCACAAGGTGTTCGGGGCCAGCAACGTGTCCAAGCTGCTGGCGCAGCTGCCGGTTCACCTGCGCTGCGACGCGGTCGTCACCGTCGCCTACGAGGCGCAGGCGCGGATCAGGGATCCCGTCTACGGATGCGTCGCCCACATCTTCGCCCTCCAAAAACAG CAGGTGTCGATGCTGCAAGCGCAGTTGATGCAGGTGAAGGCGCAGTTGGCTTACCAGGCGTCGTCGTCGACGCTGCCGCCGGCTGCGAACGGGGGATCAGATGGGGATCGCTTGCTGATGCAGCAGGTCATGGGCTGTAAGGAGGAGCCACACCATCACTTCGGGGAGCTTCATGCCATGGCTCAGAGATTGATGAGGAGCTAA
- the LOC122030233 gene encoding LOB domain-containing protein 16-like isoform X2, which translates to MASSTSGTGVGSPCGACKFLRRRCTQECVFAPYFDSEQSPAQFAAIHKVFGASNVSKLLAQLPVHLRCDAVVTVAYEAQARIRDPVYGCVAHIFALQKQVSMLQAQLMQVKAQLAYQASSSTLPPAANGGSDGDRLLMQQVMGCKEEPHHHFGELHAMAQRLMRS; encoded by the exons ATGGCGTCCTCGACGAGCGGTACGGGAGTGGGATCGCCGTGCGGCGCGTGCAAGTTCCTGCGGCGGCGGTGCACGCAGGAGTGCGTCTTCGCGCCCTACTTCGACTCGGAGCAGTCGCCGGCGCAGTTCGCCGCCATCCACAAGGTGTTCGGGGCCAGCAACGTGTCCAAGCTGCTGGCGCAGCTGCCGGTTCACCTGCGCTGCGACGCGGTCGTCACCGTCGCCTACGAGGCGCAGGCGCGGATCAGGGATCCCGTCTACGGATGCGTCGCCCACATCTTCGCCCTCCAAAAACAG GTGTCGATGCTGCAAGCGCAGTTGATGCAGGTGAAGGCGCAGTTGGCTTACCAGGCGTCGTCGTCGACGCTGCCGCCGGCTGCGAACGGGGGATCAGATGGGGATCGCTTGCTGATGCAGCAGGTCATGGGCTGTAAGGAGGAGCCACACCATCACTTCGGGGAGCTTCATGCCATGGCTCAGAGATTGATGAGGAGCTAA